A genome region from Natronosalvus rutilus includes the following:
- a CDS encoding histone deacetylase family protein, which yields MRFGYSSTCLEHDPGPRHPETPDRLRAIREGLKRKHGVEYVDVDPLSIDTIAAIHDRSYLEDVREFCADGGGSWDPDTSAVEETWDAVRASAGLACWAAERALEGDDGRKTPFSLGRPPGHHAVYDDAMGFCFVNNVAVAAQYAIDEYDVDRVAIIDWDVHHGNGTQDLFYERDDVFFVSLHEKGLYPGTGDVDETGTDTGEGTSMNVPMPAGAHDGDYLEALDGVIAPVLEEYDPGLVLASAGFDAHRHDPISRVRLSTEAYALMTDRLRTLTEDVDAALAFVLEGGYGLEVLADSVALVHETFDGRDPLGPDDPVSDDVAAVLEEVREAHGLE from the coding sequence ATGCGCTTTGGGTACAGCTCCACCTGCCTCGAACACGACCCCGGCCCGCGCCACCCGGAGACGCCGGACCGCCTCCGGGCGATTCGCGAGGGACTGAAGCGAAAACACGGCGTCGAGTACGTCGACGTCGATCCGCTGTCAATAGACACCATCGCTGCGATTCACGACCGATCGTATCTCGAGGACGTTCGCGAGTTCTGTGCCGACGGCGGCGGTAGCTGGGACCCGGACACGAGCGCCGTCGAAGAGACGTGGGACGCGGTCCGGGCCAGCGCCGGCCTCGCGTGCTGGGCGGCCGAACGCGCCCTCGAGGGCGACGACGGTCGGAAGACGCCGTTCTCGCTGGGTCGGCCGCCGGGTCACCACGCCGTCTACGACGACGCGATGGGGTTCTGTTTCGTCAACAACGTCGCAGTCGCGGCCCAGTATGCCATCGACGAGTACGACGTCGACCGCGTCGCGATCATCGACTGGGACGTCCACCACGGCAACGGAACCCAGGACCTGTTCTACGAGCGCGACGACGTGTTCTTCGTTTCGCTCCACGAGAAGGGGCTGTATCCCGGGACGGGGGACGTCGACGAGACCGGGACCGACACGGGCGAGGGGACGTCCATGAACGTCCCGATGCCCGCCGGCGCACACGACGGCGACTACCTCGAGGCGCTCGACGGCGTCATCGCCCCGGTGCTCGAGGAGTACGACCCCGGACTCGTCCTCGCAAGCGCCGGCTTCGACGCCCACCGCCACGACCCCATTTCGCGCGTACGCCTGTCGACCGAAGCGTACGCACTCATGACCGATCGGCTCCGGACGCTGACCGAAGACGTCGACGCGGCCCTCGCGTTCGTCCTGGAGGGAGGCTACGGCCTGGAGGTGCTCGCCGACAGCGTCGCGCTGGTCCACGAGACGTTCGATGGGCGCGACCCGCTCGGCCCGGACGACCCGGTGAGCGACGACGTCGCCGCGGTGCTCGAGGAGGTACGCGAGGCACACGGCCTCGAGTAG
- a CDS encoding DUF6517 family protein, giving the protein MNRRDVLAGTGAVGLASLSGCLGVLGLAEHESAPAGVDQSVLEEAGYQEIRTEPLGVEENVDLLLYSETVTVTNYLTEYDKSVDLGPLGSLRAAVFNVLTTPQVDVLGQELNPVEEMSTEEVMALVKNNYDGFSNVTHDADETVAVLDQETRMSRFSASANFDGADLDVFIHVTEAIQTSEDHLVAIGVYPEQIQGREEPNVFSLVEGVIEDAGDAE; this is encoded by the coding sequence ATGAATCGCAGAGACGTTCTCGCGGGGACCGGCGCCGTCGGCCTCGCGAGTCTCTCGGGGTGTCTGGGTGTACTGGGACTTGCTGAACACGAATCGGCGCCGGCCGGCGTCGACCAGTCGGTGCTCGAGGAGGCTGGCTACCAAGAGATCAGGACCGAACCGTTGGGCGTCGAAGAGAACGTCGACTTGCTCCTCTACAGCGAAACGGTGACCGTGACGAACTACCTGACGGAGTACGACAAGAGCGTCGACCTCGGGCCCCTCGGGAGTCTTCGCGCGGCCGTCTTCAACGTGCTAACGACGCCGCAGGTCGATGTCCTCGGGCAGGAACTCAACCCGGTCGAGGAGATGTCGACGGAGGAGGTCATGGCGCTCGTCAAGAACAACTACGACGGGTTCAGTAACGTTACCCACGACGCCGACGAGACGGTGGCGGTGCTCGACCAGGAGACGAGGATGTCGCGGTTCAGCGCGAGCGCGAACTTCGACGGTGCCGACCTCGACGTGTTCATTCACGTCACCGAAGCGATCCAGACCAGCGAGGATCACCTCGTGGCGATCGGCGTCTACCCGGAACAGATCCAGGGGCGAGAAGAACCGAACGTGTTCTCGCTCGTCGAGGGCGTTATCGAGGACGCAGGCGACGCCGAGTGA
- a CDS encoding sulfatase, with translation MGDQRNVILVTVDSLRLDYCSYADELSDTMPTLKRLADDGLAFENAIATGPATHESATTFMTGEHAVERPGSTEITKSQMREHIRAHLRSQRTLAERMSAAGYETAGFTANPWTSRHFGFDAGFDYFEDFMDEDLSKGLVEGGRPENSARYALVQALNWWQGQDMFMSWENYYDEITTWLESADDPYFAWAFLVDPHLPYIPGDEYRSRSRLMTYLANMWMYAGRPDWFDERFRSALLDAYEDTVRHTDAFLSQLLADLEEMDDDPLLIVHADHGELFGEHGRYGHGGYPHEELARVPLVVGNGPNDTVTEPFSLRRLPELVSTLAAGGDYEALTEPWVVTRNRNPTTCIRGKNWKFGRRHDGEELLHTLPGDEDEQLDNEELRAIGCQLVDDWEEAKRERERIIRGVDELPIGSKV, from the coding sequence ATGGGAGATCAACGGAACGTCATACTCGTCACGGTCGACAGTCTTCGACTCGACTACTGTAGCTACGCAGACGAGCTGTCGGACACGATGCCGACGTTGAAGCGCCTCGCGGACGACGGTCTCGCGTTCGAGAACGCGATCGCTACGGGGCCTGCGACCCACGAGTCGGCGACGACGTTCATGACCGGCGAACACGCGGTCGAGCGACCGGGTAGCACCGAGATTACCAAATCACAGATGCGAGAGCACATCCGAGCGCATCTCCGATCACAGCGAACGCTCGCCGAACGGATGTCGGCGGCCGGCTACGAGACCGCGGGATTCACCGCAAACCCGTGGACCTCGCGCCACTTCGGGTTCGATGCCGGATTCGACTACTTCGAGGACTTCATGGACGAAGACCTCTCAAAGGGGCTCGTCGAGGGCGGACGGCCGGAAAACTCCGCTCGCTACGCGCTCGTCCAGGCGCTCAACTGGTGGCAGGGACAGGACATGTTCATGTCCTGGGAGAACTACTACGACGAGATAACCACGTGGCTCGAGAGTGCGGACGACCCGTACTTCGCGTGGGCGTTTCTGGTAGACCCACACCTCCCGTACATTCCGGGTGACGAGTATCGATCGCGCTCGCGACTGATGACGTACCTGGCGAACATGTGGATGTACGCCGGGCGGCCGGACTGGTTCGACGAGCGGTTCCGCTCGGCGCTTCTGGACGCGTACGAGGACACCGTGCGACACACCGACGCGTTCCTCTCGCAGCTCTTAGCCGATCTCGAGGAGATGGACGACGATCCGTTGCTCATCGTTCACGCGGACCACGGCGAACTCTTCGGCGAACACGGACGATACGGCCACGGCGGGTATCCCCACGAGGAACTCGCTCGCGTCCCGCTGGTCGTTGGGAACGGGCCGAACGACACCGTGACGGAACCGTTCTCTCTGCGGCGCCTTCCGGAACTCGTCTCGACGCTGGCAGCGGGTGGGGACTACGAAGCGCTGACGGAGCCGTGGGTGGTCACGCGGAACCGAAACCCGACGACCTGCATCCGCGGGAAGAACTGGAAGTTCGGCAGAAGACACGACGGCGAGGAACTCCTCCACACACTGCCGGGCGACGAAGACGAGCAACTGGACAACGAGGAACTGCGCGCAATCGGTTGCCAGCTGGTTGACGACTGGGAGGAAGCCAAACGCGAGCGCGAACGAATAATCCGCGGCGTCGACGAGTTGCCGATCGGCAGCAAAGTCTGA
- a CDS encoding single-stranded DNA binding protein, protein MSEIEGIYEDLEADVSLEEFQEAVEAKVEQMGGLADEETAAMLIAHELGESEVTGVADIEPGMEEAKFTAKVVKIGDIRTFERDGEDEDGRVVNVEVADETGSVRAAFWDEHAQAAVDELEEGQVLKIKGRPKEGFSGVEVSVDDVEPDDDTEIDVQISDTYTVEALSLGLSDVNLVGVVLDTDAVRTFDRDDGSEGKVANLTLGDSTGRVRVTLWDERADLAEEFAPGDTVEVVDGYVRDRDGSLELHVGNRGAVEEVEADVEYVPESTPIESLEIGDTVDIAGVVRSADPKRTFDRDDGSEGQVRNIRVQDATGDIRVAMWSEKADVDIGPGDEVALADVEIKDGWQDDLEASAGWRSTVTVLGEGGGGGASADSSDGGSESAGLSAFADGDAGGANAAKDGEGGDTDGTGDAADTANADDTNDANDPNDPEDGEQIEFTGVVVQAGDPVVLDDGETTMSVETSADVGLGEEVTARGQVSDGRLEADEVF, encoded by the coding sequence ATGAGCGAGATCGAGGGTATCTACGAAGACCTCGAGGCCGACGTCTCCCTCGAGGAGTTCCAGGAGGCCGTCGAGGCCAAAGTCGAGCAGATGGGTGGGCTCGCCGACGAGGAAACGGCAGCGATGCTCATCGCACACGAACTCGGCGAGAGCGAGGTCACCGGCGTCGCGGACATCGAACCGGGGATGGAGGAAGCGAAGTTCACGGCGAAGGTCGTGAAAATCGGCGACATCCGCACGTTCGAACGCGACGGCGAGGACGAGGACGGGCGCGTCGTCAACGTCGAAGTCGCCGACGAAACCGGGAGCGTCCGGGCCGCGTTTTGGGACGAACACGCCCAAGCGGCCGTCGACGAACTCGAGGAGGGACAGGTTTTGAAGATCAAGGGCCGCCCGAAGGAGGGGTTCAGCGGCGTCGAAGTGAGCGTCGACGACGTCGAACCGGACGACGACACCGAGATCGACGTCCAAATCTCCGACACCTACACCGTCGAGGCGCTCTCGCTCGGCCTCTCGGACGTGAATCTCGTTGGCGTCGTCCTCGACACCGACGCCGTCCGAACGTTCGACCGGGACGACGGCTCGGAGGGGAAGGTGGCCAACCTCACCCTCGGCGACTCGACCGGACGCGTCCGGGTCACCCTCTGGGACGAGCGAGCCGACCTCGCCGAGGAGTTCGCTCCCGGGGACACGGTCGAGGTCGTCGACGGCTACGTGCGCGACCGTGACGGCTCGCTCGAACTCCACGTCGGCAACCGCGGCGCCGTCGAGGAAGTTGAGGCAGACGTCGAGTACGTCCCCGAGAGTACGCCGATCGAATCCCTCGAGATCGGGGACACGGTCGACATCGCGGGCGTCGTTCGATCCGCGGACCCGAAACGCACGTTCGACAGGGACGACGGCTCGGAGGGACAGGTTCGAAACATCCGCGTCCAGGACGCGACGGGCGACATCCGCGTCGCCATGTGGAGTGAGAAGGCCGACGTCGACATCGGTCCCGGCGACGAGGTCGCGCTGGCGGACGTCGAGATTAAAGACGGCTGGCAGGACGACCTCGAGGCCTCCGCCGGGTGGCGCTCGACCGTGACGGTGCTCGGCGAGGGCGGTGGCGGTGGTGCCAGCGCCGACTCGAGCGACGGCGGGAGCGAGTCGGCCGGGCTCTCAGCGTTCGCGGACGGCGATGCCGGCGGGGCGAACGCGGCTAAAGACGGTGAAGGTGGCGATACAGACGGGACAGGTGATGCTGCCGATACCGCCAACGCCGACGACACCAACGACGCCAACGACCCCAACGACCCCGAAGACGGCGAACAGATCGAGTTCACCGGCGTCGTCGTCCAGGCCGGCGATCCGGTTGTCCTCGACGACGGCGAGACGACGATGAGCGTCGAGACGAGCGCCGACGTCGGCCTCGGGGAAGAAGTGACGGCACGTGGCCAAGTCAGCGACGGGCGACTCGAGGCCGACGAGGTCTTCTGA
- a CDS encoding helix-turn-helix domain-containing protein — MSNDPRHRLEELMEQSDPQFRTVMSCVFGIETHETRTYLALLEHPGSTIAELASVLDRDRSTVNRSLSTLVERGLAQRDRRLLDGGGYVYQYTAVPLPEAKEALHEALDTWTASVHEVIDDFS; from the coding sequence ATGTCGAACGATCCACGCCATCGACTCGAGGAGTTGATGGAGCAGTCGGATCCGCAATTTCGAACCGTGATGAGTTGCGTCTTCGGAATCGAAACCCACGAGACGCGGACCTATCTGGCGCTCCTCGAGCACCCCGGGAGCACGATCGCGGAGCTGGCGTCGGTGCTCGACCGCGACCGAAGCACGGTGAATCGATCGCTGTCGACGCTCGTCGAACGCGGACTCGCGCAGCGAGACCGGCGGCTACTCGACGGCGGTGGATACGTCTACCAGTACACCGCCGTTCCCCTGCCCGAGGCGAAAGAAGCGCTCCACGAGGCGCTCGACACCTGGACCGCGAGCGTTCACGAGGTCATCGACGACTTCTCGTGA
- the cca gene encoding CCA tRNA nucleotidyltransferase, whose amino-acid sequence MSDDTGEGEPESGADGAPEDADARTAALEAITERVLERISPDDVERATMHAAAEELLARATAAATDRCPDADVVQVGSTARDTWISGDRDIDVFVRFPPSLDRETLETYGLEVGHETLPEGHEEYAEHPYVTGEYDGFDVDVVPCFRLEAATDIRSAVDRTPFHNRYLEARLDGETADDVRLAKQFLKAIGAYGSNLRTEGFSGYLTELLVVEYGGFRPLLEAAADWHPPVELDPEDHGRARETSSSRNGADGDYPFDDPLVVIDPTDPERNVAAVCSAANVARFQHYAREVLESPRIDLFEPDEPEPLGPDELAAHLDRRETTPIAIRFDAPALVDDQLYPQLQKSLDGVVSGLDRREFDVLRAETFADASAVLFVELAVAERPAVERHEGPPVHVRGHAEGFHDAYADDETVYGPFIDGDRYVVERGRDFTDAISFLESDRLLDVGLGAHVETALEDEYEVLVGSDVSALLEEFGAALRAYFEPTP is encoded by the coding sequence ATGAGCGACGACACGGGGGAGGGCGAACCCGAAAGCGGGGCCGACGGGGCGCCCGAGGACGCGGACGCGAGGACCGCTGCACTCGAGGCCATCACCGAGCGCGTCCTGGAACGAATCAGCCCCGACGACGTCGAACGAGCCACCATGCACGCGGCCGCCGAGGAACTCCTCGCTCGAGCGACCGCCGCGGCTACCGACCGCTGTCCGGACGCCGACGTCGTCCAGGTCGGCTCCACGGCGCGCGACACCTGGATCAGCGGCGACCGCGACATCGACGTCTTCGTCCGCTTTCCACCGTCGCTCGACCGCGAAACTCTCGAGACTTACGGCCTCGAGGTCGGCCACGAGACGCTCCCGGAGGGCCACGAGGAGTACGCCGAACACCCCTACGTTACGGGCGAGTACGACGGGTTCGACGTGGACGTCGTCCCCTGTTTTCGACTCGAGGCCGCCACCGACATTCGCTCGGCGGTCGACCGGACGCCCTTTCACAACCGGTATCTCGAGGCCCGACTCGACGGCGAGACCGCCGACGACGTTCGTCTCGCCAAGCAATTTCTGAAGGCGATTGGCGCGTACGGGTCGAACCTCCGGACGGAGGGATTCAGCGGCTACTTGACCGAGTTGCTCGTCGTCGAGTACGGCGGCTTTCGGCCCCTGCTCGAGGCGGCGGCCGACTGGCACCCGCCCGTCGAACTCGATCCCGAAGATCACGGGCGGGCGCGCGAGACGTCGTCGTCTCGGAATGGAGCGGACGGCGACTACCCGTTCGACGACCCGCTCGTCGTCATCGACCCGACCGATCCCGAACGCAACGTCGCCGCGGTGTGCTCGGCGGCGAACGTCGCCCGATTCCAGCACTACGCGCGCGAGGTGCTCGAGTCGCCCCGAATCGATCTGTTCGAACCGGACGAACCGGAGCCACTCGGGCCCGACGAACTCGCGGCCCACCTCGACCGACGCGAGACGACACCCATCGCGATCCGATTCGATGCCCCTGCTCTCGTCGACGATCAGCTCTACCCCCAACTCCAGAAGTCCCTCGACGGCGTCGTAAGCGGTCTCGACCGTCGCGAGTTCGACGTCCTCAGAGCCGAGACGTTCGCCGACGCGAGCGCCGTTCTCTTCGTCGAACTCGCCGTCGCCGAGCGCCCGGCCGTCGAGCGCCACGAGGGGCCGCCGGTTCACGTCAGGGGACACGCGGAGGGGTTTCACGACGCCTACGCAGACGACGAGACGGTGTACGGCCCGTTCATCGACGGTGACCGGTACGTCGTCGAACGCGGCCGGGATTTCACCGACGCCATTTCGTTCCTCGAGAGCGACCGACTGCTGGACGTCGGGCTCGGCGCTCACGTCGAGACGGCGCTCGAGGACGAGTACGAGGTGCTGGTCGGGTCCGACGTGAGCGCGTTGCTCGAGGAGTTCGGGGCAGCGTTACGGGCGTATTTCGAACCGACGCCGTGA
- a CDS encoding MogA/MoaB family molybdenum cofactor biosynthesis protein gives MSTPADRRTTDDDGHDVIDPLHVGIVTVSSSRAASDEPDPDDPGGDTIQECFEAEGHEVRTRELVRDDYAAIRTAVRSLVVQPEIDVVLTTGGTGVTVDDVSPDAASSLFERDLPGFGELFRSLSWDEVGTRAMASRATAGIAADTPVFCLPGSTNACRTACEQLIVPEAPHLAGLATKHRAGTGTQTLADFDGE, from the coding sequence ATGTCGACACCCGCCGACAGACGAACGACCGACGACGACGGACACGACGTCATCGATCCGCTACACGTGGGAATCGTCACCGTCTCGTCCTCGAGAGCCGCGAGCGACGAGCCGGATCCAGACGACCCCGGCGGCGACACCATCCAGGAGTGCTTCGAGGCCGAGGGTCACGAGGTCCGAACCCGCGAGCTCGTTCGCGACGACTACGCGGCGATCCGGACGGCCGTCAGGAGTCTGGTTGTCCAGCCCGAAATCGACGTCGTGCTCACGACCGGCGGGACGGGCGTCACCGTCGACGACGTCTCCCCGGACGCGGCCTCGTCGCTCTTCGAACGCGACCTGCCCGGATTCGGCGAGCTGTTCCGGTCGCTCTCGTGGGACGAGGTCGGGACACGGGCGATGGCCTCTCGAGCGACGGCGGGAATCGCCGCGGACACGCCCGTGTTCTGTCTCCCGGGGAGTACGAACGCCTGCCGAACGGCCTGCGAGCAGTTGATCGTCCCCGAGGCGCCCCATCTCGCGGGACTGGCAACGAAACATCGCGCCGGGACGGGTACGCAGACGCTCGCGGATTTCGACGGGGAGTGA
- a CDS encoding histone, with protein MNVELPFAPVDTIIRRNAGDLRVSAGAAEELAREIQAHGARLAIDAAERATADGRKTLMAEDFEVETVVDKDDLELPVAPVDRIARIDIDEHYRVSMDARIALADILEDYADNVARAAATLAHHADRRTITADDIETYFALFQ; from the coding sequence ATGAACGTCGAACTCCCGTTCGCTCCGGTGGACACGATAATTCGACGGAACGCGGGGGACCTTCGGGTGAGCGCCGGTGCGGCGGAGGAACTGGCCAGGGAGATTCAGGCTCACGGTGCCCGGCTAGCGATCGACGCGGCCGAGCGAGCGACCGCGGACGGCCGGAAGACGCTGATGGCCGAGGACTTCGAGGTCGAAACCGTCGTCGACAAGGACGACCTCGAGTTACCGGTCGCCCCGGTCGATCGGATCGCGCGCATCGACATCGACGAACACTATCGCGTCTCCATGGACGCCCGCATCGCGCTCGCGGACATTCTCGAGGACTACGCCGACAACGTCGCCCGCGCGGCGGCGACGCTCGCCCATCACGCCGACCGACGGACGATCACGGCCGACGACATCGAGACGTACTTCGCACTCTTCCAGTAA
- a CDS encoding carotenoid biosynthesis protein yields the protein MPGSRQFALTTVLVGVIALTHAAFTWPTRATVAFFVGGALIAFVAEALVIGLGWLEHHVGPKVVGVPLYVLFGWTGVIYVALRLAFLAVDGWNVVVLAAALATGYDLLVDHQGVEEGYWTYTDSLPGPRRRGVPWWNFLGWFVISGLTAAIAVSLLEFGLPFAD from the coding sequence ATGCCAGGCAGTCGCCAATTCGCACTCACGACGGTACTCGTCGGCGTCATTGCCCTCACGCACGCGGCGTTCACGTGGCCAACGCGCGCGACCGTCGCGTTCTTCGTCGGCGGCGCGCTGATCGCGTTCGTCGCGGAAGCACTCGTCATCGGCCTCGGGTGGCTCGAGCACCACGTCGGCCCGAAGGTCGTGGGCGTGCCGCTCTACGTACTGTTCGGCTGGACCGGCGTGATTTACGTCGCGCTTCGGCTCGCGTTTCTCGCGGTCGACGGCTGGAATGTCGTCGTCCTCGCGGCCGCGCTCGCGACCGGGTACGATCTGTTAGTCGATCATCAGGGCGTCGAGGAGGGATACTGGACCTACACCGACAGTCTCCCCGGACCCCGTCGCCGCGGAGTTCCGTGGTGGAATTTCCTGGGGTGGTTCGTCATCAGCGGACTGACGGCGGCAATCGCCGTCTCGTTGCTCGAGTTCGGCCTCCCTTTCGCCGACTAG
- the thrC gene encoding threonine synthase codes for MTDSHDPSHTLSLTADWESPAETAADGTWLECVACGETFAPFETIRYTCDACDGLLEVRSDDLPTFDDFSGTGVWRYAESLPLDSGVTIQEGNTPLYRVPRLEADVGVETLRIKHEGMNPTGSFKDRGMTVGVAVARELGVDRLACASTGNTSAALAAYGSRGGMETLVLLPAGKVAAGKVAQASLHGARILEVDGNFDRCLDIVQELASRGETYLLNSLNPFRLEGQKTIGLEILEGFQADYGTWPDRIVLPVGNAGNTAALYKVFRELVQTGELAVEDVPKLTGVQAEGAAPMVEAIENDADAVRRWDEVETRATAIRIGNPVNAPKALPGIRETGGTAVAVSDEAITAAQRDLAEEGIGVEPASAASVAGLRKLRAQGVVAADERVACLTTGHLLKDPDAAAAAGRDPEPVPADTAGVLEVLES; via the coding sequence ATGACTGATAGCCACGATCCATCGCACACCCTCTCTCTCACGGCCGACTGGGAGTCACCAGCCGAAACCGCGGCCGACGGTACCTGGCTCGAGTGCGTCGCCTGCGGCGAGACGTTCGCGCCGTTCGAGACCATCCGCTACACCTGCGACGCCTGCGACGGGTTGCTCGAGGTTCGCTCCGACGACCTTCCCACGTTCGACGACTTCTCGGGAACCGGGGTCTGGCGGTACGCCGAATCGCTCCCGCTCGACTCGGGCGTCACGATCCAGGAGGGGAACACGCCGCTCTACCGAGTTCCTCGGCTCGAGGCCGACGTAGGCGTCGAGACCCTTCGGATCAAACACGAGGGGATGAACCCGACCGGGAGCTTCAAAGATCGGGGAATGACCGTCGGCGTCGCCGTCGCCCGTGAACTCGGCGTCGACCGCCTCGCCTGCGCCTCCACGGGCAACACCAGCGCTGCCCTCGCGGCGTACGGTTCTCGCGGCGGCATGGAAACGCTCGTCCTCCTCCCCGCGGGCAAGGTCGCCGCCGGCAAGGTCGCCCAGGCCAGCCTCCACGGGGCGCGCATTCTCGAGGTCGACGGCAACTTCGATCGATGTCTCGACATCGTCCAGGAACTGGCAAGCCGTGGCGAAACCTACCTCCTCAACTCGCTGAACCCGTTCCGCCTCGAGGGCCAGAAGACGATCGGCCTCGAAATCCTCGAAGGGTTCCAGGCCGACTACGGGACCTGGCCCGACCGGATCGTCCTCCCCGTCGGCAACGCGGGGAACACTGCGGCGCTGTACAAGGTCTTCCGCGAACTGGTCCAGACGGGCGAACTCGCGGTCGAGGACGTGCCAAAACTGACGGGCGTGCAGGCCGAGGGGGCCGCGCCGATGGTCGAAGCGATCGAGAACGACGCGGACGCGGTGCGCCGCTGGGACGAAGTCGAGACGCGCGCGACGGCGATCCGGATCGGCAATCCCGTGAACGCGCCGAAGGCCCTGCCCGGGATCAGGGAGACCGGCGGGACCGCTGTCGCTGTCAGTGACGAGGCGATTACCGCAGCCCAGCGCGACCTGGCCGAGGAAGGGATCGGCGTCGAACCCGCCTCGGCCGCGTCGGTCGCTGGCCTTCGAAAACTCCGAGCACAGGGCGTCGTCGCCGCGGACGAACGCGTCGCCTGCCTCACCACCGGACACTTGCTCAAGGACCCCGACGCGGCCGCCGCGGCCGGCCGCGATCCGGAGCCGGTGCCCGCCGATACGGCGGGCGTCCTCGAGGTTCTCGAGTCCTGA
- a CDS encoding DUF411 domain-containing protein: MSRRAALLAGGSALAIALTGCLSDGTDEWETDEAIPVTAATMYKGPNCNCCDVYAEYLDDSLTADLETVVSDDLEAFKDDRGIEPGLRSCHTLELDDYLVEGHVPAETIATLFEDEPDIAGIALPGMPSGSPGMGGEKDGTWPVYEIRVEGGRAVYTEL, from the coding sequence ATGTCGAGACGCGCGGCTTTGCTGGCCGGCGGGAGTGCACTCGCCATTGCGCTGACAGGGTGCCTGAGCGATGGAACGGACGAGTGGGAGACGGACGAAGCGATTCCAGTGACCGCCGCGACGATGTACAAAGGGCCGAATTGTAACTGTTGTGACGTCTACGCGGAGTATCTCGACGACTCACTCACGGCCGACCTGGAGACGGTCGTTTCCGACGACCTCGAGGCCTTCAAGGATGATCGCGGAATCGAACCCGGCCTTCGAAGCTGTCACACCCTCGAATTGGACGACTACCTCGTCGAAGGTCACGTTCCAGCCGAAACCATCGCCACGCTGTTCGAGGACGAACCCGATATCGCTGGAATCGCATTACCGGGAATGCCGTCCGGGTCGCCGGGGATGGGCGGGGAGAAAGACGGAACGTGGCCGGTGTACGAAATTCGGGTCGAAGGGGGCCGGGCAGTATATACAGAACTGTGA